One window of the Manihot esculenta cultivar AM560-2 chromosome 14, M.esculenta_v8, whole genome shotgun sequence genome contains the following:
- the LOC110600370 gene encoding F-box protein SKIP1 translates to MSVSDDNSGGGDSEIQTRAGSGVSTDWSDLTHECLINILSRLTLEHRWRGPMLVCKSWLSACKDPSLHCTFDLESQFDSSCESSRWWTPEFERKIDSMLLCVVGWSDGNLTEIRVRHCSDRSLNFVAERCPNLQVLSLKSSQNATDASMVQISINCTKLRELDISYCYEISHEFLMMIGRNCPNLKVLKRNLMNWLDPSQHVGIVPNEYLNACPQDGDSEATAIAHFMPHLEHLELRFSKLSAKGLASICEGCFNLEYLDLSGCANLTSRDIVNKTSGLKYLKEIKKPNFYIPRSVFHTERYGHWRLYDERFQTDVFRI, encoded by the exons ATGAGCGTTTCCGATGATAATAGCGGTGGCGGAGACTCCGAGATCCAAACACGTGCCGGATCAGGAGTCAGCACCGACTGGTCCGACCTGACTCACGAGTGCTTGATCAACATACTCTCGCGACTCACCTTAGAGCACAGATGGCGAGGACCTATGCTGGTCTGCAAGTCCTGGCTCAGCGCCTGCAAGGACCCTTCACTCCACTGCACGTTCGATCTCGAGTCTCAGTTCGACTCGTCATGTGAGTCATCTCGCTGGTGGACGCCGGAATTCGAGAGGAAGATCGATTCCATGCTTCTTTGCGTTGTCGGTTGGAGCGATGGCAATCTCACTGAGATTCGCGTTAGACACTGCTCAGATCGCTCCCTCAATTTTGTAGCAGAAAG GTGCCCAAACCTTCAGGTTCTGTCGCTCAAGAGCAGCCAAAATGCTACTGATGCGTCAATGGTTCAGATTTCCATCAATTGCACAAAACTTAGGGAGCTTGACATCAGTTATTGCTATGAAATATCTCATGAATTTCTGATGATGATAGGCAGAAATTGCCCCAATCTTAAGGTTCTAAAGCGAAACCTCATGAATTGGTTAGATCCTTCCCAACATGTTGGAATTGTCCCTAACGAGTACCTAAATGCATGTCCTCAAGATGGGGATTCAGAGGCAACTGCAATTGCTCATTTTATGCCTCATTTGGAGCATCTTGAACTGCGATTCTCCAAGTTATCAGCGAAAGGGCTTGCATCAATTTGTGAAGGGTGTTTTAATCTTGAGTACTTGGATCTCTCTGGGTGTGCAAATCTGACAAGTCGGGATATCGTGAATAAGACATCTGGTTTGAAATATTTGAAGGAGATTAAAAAGCCAAATTTCTATATACCCAGGTCAGTCTTCCACACTGAAAGGTATGGCCATTGGAGACTTTATGATGAGCGATTCCAGACGGACGTTTTCCGTATCTGA